In Flammeovirgaceae bacterium, the sequence ATGATCGCATTGAAATTGAAATACTGGAGGAGTAGTTGAGCGCCTTCAAACGATTGCAGCATACATTCATTTCCACTCAGACGTTTGCGTGGTGTAAACGTGAAATCTATTTCGTTACTTGAGTGTGCTTAATACAATACCTATGCGATTATTATTCCTTCTGTTACTTGGCATCGGTTTTACTGCGCTGGCCCAGCCACAGGTTTATCCGCCACACTGGTGGGTGGGCATGAAAAACCCGTCCCTTCAGCTGATGATTTACGGGCAGGATATCGGTAAAGAAAGACCTGCTGTAACCATAAAATATCCGGGCATTCAGGTTAACAAAGTTCATTATCCTGATAATGATAACTACCTGTTTGTTGATTTAACCGTATCGCCTAAAACGGCCCCTGGCAAATTTTCAATCACCATTCAATCCACCACCATCGACTATGTAGTAAAACCCCGCAGAAACGGAAACGGTACCGAGTTTGCGAAGGGCATCACCCCGGCCGACCTGGTGTACCTGCTCATGCCCGATCGGTTCAGTAATGGCGACCCATCTAACGATCGCATTCCGGGCTTGCGCGATCAAAGTTTAAACCGCGATTCAATATTTCACCGGCACGGAGGCGATTTGCAGGGCGTTATCAATCACCTGGACTACCTGCAGGATTTAGGCGTTACTGCCCTATGGATGACGCCCGTAATTCAAAACGATATGCCCGACCGAACCGAGCACGGTTATGCCTTTACCAACCATTATAAAATTGAACCGCGCTTTGGCGGAGAAGAGCAATACAAAAAACTGGGGTATGAATTGCACAGGCGCGGCATGAAACTGGTACAGGATGCCGTGTATAATCATGTTGGTCTTTACCATTTTACCGTGCAGGATAAACCCATGCACGACTGGCTGCACGAGTGGCCCGTGTACACCAATACCACTTATAAAGATCAAACGTTGTTTGATCCGTACGCTGCCGCAAGCGATCGCAAAAAGATGACGGACGGCTGGTTTACACCCAACATGCCCGACCTGAACCACCACAATCCGTTTGTTGCCACCTACCTCATTCAACATGCCATTTACTGCGTTGAAGAATTTGCCGTTGACGGCTGGCGCATAGATACCTATTTCTACAACGACCTGGAATTTATGAACCGGTGCAACAAAGCGCTGC encodes:
- a CDS encoding glycoside hydrolase family 13 protein — its product is MRLLFLLLLGIGFTALAQPQVYPPHWWVGMKNPSLQLMIYGQDIGKERPAVTIKYPGIQVNKVHYPDNDNYLFVDLTVSPKTAPGKFSITIQSTTIDYVVKPRRNGNGTEFAKGITPADLVYLLMPDRFSNGDPSNDRIPGLRDQSLNRDSIFHRHGGDLQGVINHLDYLQDLGVTALWMTPVIQNDMPDRTEHGYAFTNHYKIEPRFGGEEQYKKLGYELHRRGMKLVQDAVYNHVGLYHFTVQDKPMHDWLHEWPVYTNTTYKDQTLFDPYAAASDRKKMTDGWFTPNMPDLNHHNPFVATYLIQHAIYCVEEFAVDGWRIDTYFYNDLEFMNRCNKALLDEYPKLTLFGETWVHGTVNQAFFAENNLDIKFKSNLPGVTDFQTLFYGIQAAVNEKFGWTEGVNKLYQTLSNDILYKDPMKNVIFLDNHDLNRFFSVVGEDLNKIKVAFTWLLTCRGIPQLYYGGEILMKGFTNPDGWVRLDFPGGWPGDKVNKFTAEGRTKDENEVFNLIRTLANYRKKSSAITTGKFMHYLPVDGVYVYFRYDEKQTIMCIMNTSDKDRLIDFTKYTERTTGFTKATNILSGENLTTSSPLNTKPMSLVVLELKK